One Prevotella melaninogenica DNA window includes the following coding sequences:
- a CDS encoding bifunctional UDP-N-acetylmuramoyl-tripeptide:D-alanyl-D-alanine ligase/alanine racemase produces MNYTIEKVTTLIGARRYGDKDANISFVLTDSRSLCFPEETLFFALKTERNDGQNYIPELYARGVRNFVVEVVPEDWATRYPDSNFLKVVGSLEALQRLAERHRDEYLIPIVGITGSNGKTMVKEWLYQLLSPQMVVTRSPRSYNSQIGVPLSVLLLNENTQVGVFEAGISQPGEMMALRDIIQPTIGVFTTLGTAHQENFPSLEAKCHEKIKLFHDTEAIVYSADNEVMAQCLSQYDYKGQKLDWSVKNTEVAFYIKAIEKKDIETTVSYVWKGQTEGQYKLPFIDDASVENSITCAVVSLHLGLTPATISERMAQLEPVAMRLEVKEGQHGCTLINDSYNSDFNSLDIALDFMNRRPDHKGRRRTLILSDILQSGDTDKDLYNKVAFLCEKRGVEKFIGIGEGLLAQRSAFKHLGEKHFFATVNSFIHSDVFANLHDEVILLKGARQFGFDRLTELLVKKVHETVLEVNLNAVVDNLNWYRSFLKPETKLVCMIKADAYGAGAVEIAKTLQDHRVDYLAVAVADEGVTLRKNGITSNIMIMNPEMTSFKTLFDYDLEPEVYSFRLMDALVKAAQKEGITGFPVHIKLDTGMHRLGFDPQKDMDELIKRLKQQNAIIPRSVFSHFVGSDADNFDEFSAHQFALFDEGSKKLQAAFSHKIIRHMDNSSGIEHFPERQMDMCRLGLGLYGINPRTNKTINNISTLKTTILQLRNVPAGDTVGYSRKGTIDHDSVIAAIPIGYADGLNRHLGNRHCYCLVNGQKAEYVGNICMDVAMIDVTGIDCKEGDSVEIFGDHLPVTVLSDTLDTIPYEVLTTISNRVKRVYFQD; encoded by the coding sequence ATGAATTATACTATTGAGAAAGTAACGACGCTCATTGGCGCACGCCGTTATGGTGATAAGGACGCAAATATAAGCTTTGTACTTACCGACAGCCGCTCTCTGTGTTTCCCTGAAGAAACATTGTTTTTTGCGCTCAAAACTGAGCGTAACGACGGACAGAATTACATCCCAGAACTCTATGCAAGGGGTGTAAGAAACTTTGTCGTGGAGGTAGTGCCTGAGGATTGGGCAACTCGTTATCCTGATTCTAACTTCTTGAAGGTGGTTGGTTCGCTGGAAGCTTTGCAGCGACTGGCTGAACGTCATCGCGATGAATACTTGATTCCGATAGTCGGCATCACGGGTTCAAATGGTAAGACGATGGTCAAGGAGTGGCTTTATCAGTTGCTTTCTCCACAGATGGTGGTCACACGTTCACCTCGTAGCTATAATTCACAGATAGGTGTTCCTCTGTCAGTACTGCTCTTAAACGAGAATACACAGGTCGGAGTGTTTGAAGCAGGTATCAGTCAACCAGGCGAGATGATGGCTTTGCGCGACATTATCCAGCCTACTATCGGCGTCTTCACCACATTAGGTACTGCCCATCAAGAGAACTTCCCTTCCTTAGAAGCTAAGTGCCACGAGAAGATAAAGCTCTTCCACGACACCGAGGCAATCGTCTATTCTGCCGATAATGAGGTGATGGCACAGTGTTTAAGCCAGTATGATTATAAGGGTCAGAAGCTCGATTGGTCTGTAAAGAATACGGAGGTAGCCTTCTATATCAAAGCTATCGAGAAGAAAGACATTGAAACAACCGTTTCATATGTATGGAAAGGACAGACGGAAGGACAATATAAACTACCTTTCATTGACGATGCCAGCGTTGAGAATTCTATCACCTGCGCAGTCGTTTCACTCCATTTAGGACTCACCCCTGCTACTATCAGCGAGCGAATGGCACAGTTAGAGCCAGTCGCTATGCGCTTGGAGGTGAAGGAGGGACAGCATGGCTGTACGCTTATCAACGATTCTTATAACTCTGATTTCAACTCACTCGATATTGCACTCGACTTCATGAACCGTCGTCCTGACCATAAGGGACGTCGCCGCACATTGATTCTGAGCGATATCCTGCAGAGTGGTGACACGGATAAAGACCTATATAATAAGGTGGCTTTCCTCTGCGAGAAGCGTGGTGTTGAGAAGTTTATCGGTATTGGTGAAGGTCTCTTGGCACAGCGTTCTGCCTTTAAGCATTTAGGCGAAAAGCATTTCTTTGCTACCGTCAACTCCTTTATCCACAGCGATGTCTTCGCTAACTTGCACGATGAAGTAATCTTATTGAAGGGCGCACGACAATTTGGTTTCGACCGACTGACAGAACTCTTGGTGAAGAAGGTGCATGAAACAGTGTTGGAGGTAAACCTCAATGCCGTTGTTGACAACCTCAATTGGTATCGCTCTTTCCTCAAACCAGAGACGAAATTGGTTTGTATGATTAAGGCTGATGCCTATGGAGCTGGTGCCGTAGAGATTGCAAAGACTTTACAGGATCATCGTGTTGACTACCTCGCTGTGGCTGTTGCCGACGAGGGTGTGACGCTCCGTAAGAACGGTATCACAAGCAATATCATGATTATGAACCCAGAGATGACTTCCTTTAAGACGCTCTTCGACTACGACCTTGAGCCAGAGGTGTATAGCTTCCGACTCATGGATGCACTCGTGAAGGCTGCACAGAAGGAGGGTATCACGGGCTTCCCTGTTCATATTAAGCTCGATACGGGTATGCATCGATTAGGTTTTGACCCACAGAAGGATATGGACGAACTGATTAAGCGACTGAAACAACAGAACGCTATCATCCCTCGTTCGGTCTTCTCTCACTTCGTTGGCTCTGATGCTGACAACTTCGACGAGTTCTCTGCTCATCAGTTTGCGCTCTTCGATGAGGGTAGCAAGAAGCTTCAAGCTGCGTTCAGCCATAAGATTATCCGCCACATGGACAACTCTTCGGGCATCGAACACTTCCCTGAACGTCAGATGGATATGTGTCGATTGGGCTTAGGCTTGTATGGTATCAACCCACGAACGAACAAGACAATCAACAATATCTCTACGTTGAAGACTACCATCCTGCAGCTGCGTAACGTACCAGCTGGTGACACGGTAGGCTATTCTCGCAAGGGAACAATCGACCATGACAGTGTGATTGCAGCAATTCCAATCGGCTACGCTGACGGCTTAAACCGCCATTTGGGCAACCGCCACTGCTACTGTTTAGTGAATGGTCAGAAGGCGGAGTACGTCGGCAACATCTGTATGGACGTAGCGATGATTGACGTTACTGGCATCGACTGTAAGGAAGGTGACAGTGTCGAAATCTTCGGCGACCATCTTCCTGTCACCGTTCTCAGCGATACGCTTGACACGATTCCATATGAGGTACTGACGACTATCAGCAATCGTGTGAAGAGAGTTTACTTCCAGGATTAG